Genomic DNA from Anaerolineales bacterium:
GCGTTGTAATTCGCGCAGAACGACATTGGGAAAGTAACCCATGAAGCCTGCCCCGCTGATGGTCGTCGTAAGGATGGTGATCAGCAGCAGCAGCCCATGCACCCAGGGGCGGGTCATCACCGGCGCGGCGGCAATCGTCCCTTGTAAGGCAATACACATATCCACCCCGTTGCGCCGCTCCAAAAGCGGCGTATAGCCCGCCGTTTTAAAGCGCTCTGTCATCTGAGGGTAGACCTGTTCCGCATCACCGAGCAACGTCCCCCGAAAGAGAACGGCATTCACGGGCTGCCCGCGAACGATGCGAGAGATGTTTTGCCAATCACGCACCATGAATAACCCGTTTAGCAGGCGAGCAAGCGTGCTAATATAGTCCGTCTCACCACCGAGACGCGGGCTATCCAGCGGGACATTTCGTTCGCGCATGTCGCCCGCGAGCGATTCAGAAAGAGTCATAAGGTGGAAATCCCATCACATAGCGGGGTGCAATCCATAGGGGAGATTGTAAACCAAAGTGGGCGAACAAAAAAATGCAACCGCCCATAGGACTTACGCAGTTGAACGTGTTTACCCCGTATTCATTGAAAGGGGACATTTGAGGGGGAACCCCCCTCAAAAAATGGATTCCCGCTTCTCCCACTGGGAGAAGCGGGAACACGCCGAAGGCGGGTCGCAGGGGGATGAGGACAACTGCGTAAGGTCTAAAGGCATACAAGTGCTTTTAGCGATGACCCCAAAAGTGGGACTAAAGTCACAGTCTTTTCAAGGGGGGGGTGTTAGAGTGTGATCATGATCAAGGACAGACCTATCTGAGGAGTGCAATTCAATGACTCATATTATCACCAGTTTGTGTCTGCGCGACGGCGCGTGTGTGGAAGTTTGCCCCGTTGAATGTATCATCCCCGGTCTGCCAGAAAACGAATGGCCCTGGTATTTCATTGATCCGGCAACGTGCATTGACTGCGGCGCGTGCGTCCCTGAATGCCCCTTCGAGGCGATCTTCCCCGAAGATGATGTGCCACAAGGCTACGAAATGGCAGCCGATCAGGAGCGTATTCCCTTTGGTGGGGAGCGCTACAAGGCAGCCGGCGGTGAGGTGGTTGATCTCACGGCGGATATTGACCCGAACTATCACTTCTTCGATAAAGCGCGTGGCGGTCCCGGCTACGACGCGGGCAAGAGCTAACCCGACGCTGCTCATTGCGGGACGCCACAAACGGCGTCCCGTTGTTGTAACCATTTTAACCGTTTACAACCCTCCAGTTGTTAGCGCTCCCCTCACGCAAAGGATTTCCCCCATGATCACCCGCCTTGCCCATATCAACATTGTCACGGCTGATCTCGCCGCGACAGAACGGTTTTACTGCGACATTCTCGGCATGACAAAAGCCTTTGATTTCGTGAAAAACGGTGTTCTCTGCGGGTTTTATCTGGCGGTGGGGGAGACTACGTTCATTGAGGTGTTCCATGATGGCGGCGATCTGCCCAACGAACGCCCCTTGCTGCGGCATTTTTGCCTAGAAGTGGCGGATATCGACGCGCTGATCGCCGCTGTGCGCGGGAAGGGCTGGCAAATTAGCGATAAGACCTTTGGCGCAGACAAGGCATGGCAAGCATGGCTGAACGACCCTTCGGGGATTGCTATCGAGGTGATGCAGTACACCCCTGCCAGCAATCAATTTAGCGGCGACCCCTGTGTGCTGGATTAAGCTGCCCTATCCATCAAGACAGACGCCCTACACAGAGCATCTGTCTTTGTATCTTCAGCCTACTTCCTCTCTTCAGCGCGAAAGAACGGTTGGTCTCAGGTTTAACACCTTCACCTCGCCCATCTTCTCTGGGATGGTCACCATTGGCAGATAGCCAACCCGCGCCCACATCTCCAGTTGATCGCGGTAATTCCCGCTGGCGGGATGTCCGCTCTGCCCCGGCGCGTGACTCCACCAACTCGCCTCTAGATCGTTGAAATCGACAATCAGCCGCAGAACACTGACATGATCGACCTCAAAGGTGAAGGTCGCCGCATCGTAGAGGTAATCTTGGCGGTTGATGGTGGCGCTCCCACCTCCTACGCCGATGGGGCCACTGTTCACCAGCGACTCAATAGGCGCGATCCCGCTGACACCAAGCGGGTTGGCGAGGAAGGTTACCCGATGAACATCGCCCCACCGCCATGTTTCATAGTTCACCCCCTTGTGCTTTGTGACAGTTTGGTATGCCTCAAGGAACGCCGCTTTTAGAATATCGTCACGGGTTTCCTTTATCGCTGGTGTCGTTACATCGTCCCACCAGCGCGAGTCAGGTTGCCCAAGTTGGAGGATCGTTGCCCATACCCCCCGCGATCCCAAACCATACCCCTGCCCTAATTCATCTCGCCAGAGTTTCTGAACGGTGAGATTCCAAAACGTCTCAGAAAAGACCGCTTGCCCGCTCTCGGCGGTCAGGGTGTAATTCCAGCCTCGCAGCCACGCCAAAAACGCCGCCGGAATGGTGTCGCCATAATCATAGCCAAGCCCCATCAGAAGAAGTTTTGAGGCGGGGTAGGAAAAGGTATCTGCCTGCATCGCCTTGAACGTATCGACGCTATGCTGTTCCGTCGCCAGAATCAGATCGCGGATACGCCCGGCGCGGAATCCATAGGCGGGGTCTTGGTTGCTGAGGTAGGTTGCCCCCTCCCCATATTCGCCATCCAGCCGCCCCGCCAGCATCGCCGCGTATTCAGGCGGCGTGATCGCTTGATTCGCCGTCAGAATGTAGCCGCGTTCGGGGTTGTAGAGGCGGGGCATCAGGTCGTAGGGGAGGAAGCCCTTCCAATCATAGGTCGTCACCGAGCCATCGACAGGAAACAGCCCACTGTGTCCCGCCCCTCGAATCGGCACCTTGCCGGGGAGTTGATAGCCAATATTGCCATCGACATCAGCATAGACGAAGTTTTGGGAGGGCGTATTCCACGTTTTCAATGCCTCGCGGAATTCGTCAAAGTTCGCGGCAATGTTCAGCTTATAGCTGCTGCCGATCAGGTCGGTTGTCCCTTCAATGCCCGTCCAGCGCAATGCCATTGGCTGCTGCGGATTGCCCTCACTATCTTTATCGCTGGTGACAAGCGGTCCCCAACGGGTGATCTTGACTGGAACATCGAGCGGGGCTGTGCCATCACCAAAGCGAATTGTCTCGGTGATCATGGTGAAGGGGATGGATTCACCATCGAGGATATACTTCGTTGGATCGGCGGGGTCGGGGGTGATGATGTAGAGGTCTTCGTTATCGACGGGGGGCGTCGTCAGCCCCCAGGCGATCCGTGCATTCCGCCCAATGAGGATGAAAGGCGCACCCGGGAGCGAAAAGCCCGTCACATCAAGAGGACATGCCGCCGTTACAGGCGTGCAGTGTAAGCCAATCTGGTAAAAGAGGGCGGGCGATTGCTGCCCCAAGTGGGGATCATTTGCCAAGAGAGGTTTCCCCGTCGTGGTGCGCGATCCGGCAACCACCCAACTGTTGCTTGCCCCATGTGGGAGCAAGGTATTCAGAGCGTCCATATCCCCGATCATTGTCGTGGCAACATGGCTATAGTCAATCCCCGTTGGCGGGCGTAAGGATGCGGCGGAGAGGATGCCCCCAGAAAAATCGCTCGGTTCTACGGTGTAGGGGAACACCTCCCCCGGATAAGGGGGCATGAGGTCGTTCAGGTAGGTATCTGTGTCTGCGCCAAAGGTCTTACGAAGGGTGATCATATCGCGTTCAAGGTCGTAGCCATTGCTCAACTGCCACGCCAGCACCTTTGCCCAGGCAAAGGTATGGACGGGCTGCCATGGCTCAATGGGGATCGTTACACCCGTCACGCCAAGCAGCGAATATTCAACGCCCAGTTCGCCGCCCGTCTTGCCCGCAATGTAGGCATTTACGCCAGCGCTGTAGGATTCAAGGAAGGCGCGGGTTTCTGGCGAAGCGGCATCAGCATCCGCCTGAGCAGCGCGATTCCAGCCCACCGTTCGGATGAAGATATCATTGGCGCGAACACGCGGCACATCCCCCACCAGTTCACCGATGCGCCCCATCCCAATATGGCGCTGGAATTCCATCTGCCACCAGCGTTCTTGGGCGTGAACAAACCCCTGGGCAAAAATGAGATCAGCAAGGCTTGCCGCGTAAATATGGGCAACCCCGTAGGAATCCCGGCGGATGGTTACCTCCCCGTTGAGTCCGGCGAGGGCAATTGTCCCCTCTGTTTGGGGAAGTGGTTTCCGCACAAGGGAGAGGGCAAGCCCGCCCACCGCCCCAACGAGGATGGCAAGGATCACGATCAGAATAATGACCAAACGAAAAATGACCTTCATGAAGAACCTCTTGTTCGGGAAAGGCGAACCCAGTGTTACAATGC
This window encodes:
- a CDS encoding ferredoxin family protein, with product MTHIITSLCLRDGACVEVCPVECIIPGLPENEWPWYFIDPATCIDCGACVPECPFEAIFPEDDVPQGYEMAADQERIPFGGERYKAAGGEVVDLTADIDPNYHFFDKARGGPGYDAGKS
- a CDS encoding VOC family protein, whose product is MITRLAHINIVTADLAATERFYCDILGMTKAFDFVKNGVLCGFYLAVGETTFIEVFHDGGDLPNERPLLRHFCLEVADIDALIAAVRGKGWQISDKTFGADKAWQAWLNDPSGIAIEVMQYTPASNQFSGDPCVLD
- a CDS encoding penicillin acylase family protein, with product MKVIFRLVIILIVILAILVGAVGGLALSLVRKPLPQTEGTIALAGLNGEVTIRRDSYGVAHIYAASLADLIFAQGFVHAQERWWQMEFQRHIGMGRIGELVGDVPRVRANDIFIRTVGWNRAAQADADAASPETRAFLESYSAGVNAYIAGKTGGELGVEYSLLGVTGVTIPIEPWQPVHTFAWAKVLAWQLSNGYDLERDMITLRKTFGADTDTYLNDLMPPYPGEVFPYTVEPSDFSGGILSAASLRPPTGIDYSHVATTMIGDMDALNTLLPHGASNSWVVAGSRTTTGKPLLANDPHLGQQSPALFYQIGLHCTPVTAACPLDVTGFSLPGAPFILIGRNARIAWGLTTPPVDNEDLYIITPDPADPTKYILDGESIPFTMITETIRFGDGTAPLDVPVKITRWGPLVTSDKDSEGNPQQPMALRWTGIEGTTDLIGSSYKLNIAANFDEFREALKTWNTPSQNFVYADVDGNIGYQLPGKVPIRGAGHSGLFPVDGSVTTYDWKGFLPYDLMPRLYNPERGYILTANQAITPPEYAAMLAGRLDGEYGEGATYLSNQDPAYGFRAGRIRDLILATEQHSVDTFKAMQADTFSYPASKLLLMGLGYDYGDTIPAAFLAWLRGWNYTLTAESGQAVFSETFWNLTVQKLWRDELGQGYGLGSRGVWATILQLGQPDSRWWDDVTTPAIKETRDDILKAAFLEAYQTVTKHKGVNYETWRWGDVHRVTFLANPLGVSGIAPIESLVNSGPIGVGGGSATINRQDYLYDAATFTFEVDHVSVLRLIVDFNDLEASWWSHAPGQSGHPASGNYRDQLEMWARVGYLPMVTIPEKMGEVKVLNLRPTVLSR